A part of Corvus hawaiiensis isolate bCorHaw1 chromosome 25, bCorHaw1.pri.cur, whole genome shotgun sequence genomic DNA contains:
- the BTG4 gene encoding protein BTG4: MKDEIAAAVFFITKLVKREGKLSKDEVEKFAARLTTVLFEKYKNHWYLASPCQGQAFRCVRINKQQPRDPLLDQACAESSVDFNQLGLPEELTVWVDPFEVSCRYGERNEPFTVVRFNGEENPELPQQINLAVGRAALDNHSGSSSDEESFSKEPKAIPTVSNPNSVYQFSDFWKTSLQPWCPYLQRTPYEAHGSHFGQPRAYRGYRSYRPMSAFPGPRMDRYHWVNTKR, translated from the exons ATGAAAGATGAAATTGCTGCTGCGGTCTTCTTCATCACAAAGCTGGTGAAGAGGGAAGGCAAGCTGAGCAAGGATGAAGTGGAGAAGTTTGCAGCTAGGCTGACCACGGTCCTGTTTGAAAAGTACAAAAATCACTGGTACCTGGCCAGTCCCTGCCAAGGACAAGCCTTCAG GTGTGTGAGGATCAATAAACAGCAGCCACGGGATCCCCTGCTGGACCAGGCTTGTGCAGAGAGCAGCGTGGACTTCAACCAGCTGGGCTTGCCCGAGGAGTTGACGGTGTGGGTGGATCCCTTCGAGGTGTCCTGCAG GTACGGGGAGAGGAACGAGCCCTTCACCGTGGTGCGCTTCAACGGGGAGGAGAACCCCGAGCTGCCCCAGCAGATCAACCTTGCCGTGGGGAGGGCAGCCCTGGACAATCACTCTGGCAGCTCCTCGGATGAGGAGAGCTTCAGCAAGGAGCCCAAAGCCATCCCCACTGTCAGCAACCCCAACAGTGTGTACCAG TTCAGTGACTTCTGGAAGACATCCCTCCAGCCCTGGTGCCCGTACCTGCAAAGGACGCCCTACGAGGCCCACGGCTCCCACTTTGGCCAGCCCAGAGCCTACAGGGGCTACAGGTCCTACAGGCCCATGAGCGCCTTCCCAGGCCCACGGATGGACAGGTACCACTGGGTCAACACCAAGAGGTAG